AAGTATCTGGAGTCCTGCTTTTATTAGTATTTTTGTGATTAATATCATTCTGAATCTGAACCAATTTATGACCACGGCTCTGATTCCCAAGTTTGCTGCCCATTTAGGGGCTACTGCTACTATTATCGGAATAGTTACCAGCATGTTCGCGATCACTGCACTGGGTGTACGGCCAATCGTTGGCCCCTCAAGCAGCTATTTCAAAAAAAATAATTTACTGGCTGCCTCTACCGCCATCATTATTCTGGCGTTTATCTGTTACAGCCTGGCCAGCAGCATCTCCATGATTATCGCCGGACGTCTGCTTCACGGAATCGGCATGGGGTTTCTTGCTCCGGTCAGTTTAGCATTAGCCAGTGATGCGCTGCCGGAGAGCAGAATTGCTTCGGGAATAGGTGTTTTTTCATTAGGTCAAGCCATCGCCACGGCTATAGGCCCGATGCTGGGCCTGGAGCTGGTCCAAGCCTATGGATACACTGCGGTATTCCTGATTAGTGCAGGTGCAACTTGTCTTGTGCTGGTGCTCTCGCTGAGACTGAAGACTGAAGCACCGGCTCCCAATCAGAGGTTTACCATTTCCCTGGATAATATTATTGCACCTGAGGTCATCATACCGACAATTATCATGTTTTTCCTGGCAGGTGCGTTCTCCTGTATTAATTCCTTTATTCTGATCTATGGAGGGGCCATCGGCATAGAAGAAATCGGATTGTTCTTTACAGCCTATGCGGTTTGTCTGTTATTCACCAGACCCGTCAGCGGCAGAATCAGTGAAAGATACGGCGTCAGTGCAACGATCATTCCAGGAATGTTGATTTTTGCCCTGTCATTTGTCGTGATCAGCTTCTCCCGGTCTCTGCCCATGTTTATCTTCGCCGGAGCGGTCTCTGCTTGCGGATATGGTATCTGCCAGCCTTCGATCCAGACCCTCTGCATGAAGCTTGTACCCAGCGAGAGACGCGGAGTTGCAGGAAATACGAATTATATAGGTGTAGATGCCGGATACCTGATCACGCCGTCCATTGCCGGATTCATTGTATCCATGGTACAGGATAAGGGAGGCACTGAAGTTAACGGGTATGCAGCGATGTACCGGTTCATGACGATTCCGATTTTAATAGCTTTTGCCGTTTTCTTATGGAACCGGAAGCATTTGACTGCAAGTAAGGCTGCTGTGGATCAATCCTGAGGAGGAAATAGGTATGTCCGTTCTGAACATGAATTTTGAGAGCCAGTATCTGAAGTCCAATCATGAGATTACGATTATTTTACCAAACAAGCCTCAACATGTTCCTGCAAAAGAATATTATAACGATTCCAGGAAATACAAGGTACTCTGGCTGCTTCACGGAACCTTTGGCGATCATTCGGACTGGCTCAGAAAAACCAATATCGAATTATACGCCTGCGAGAAGGATCTAATCGTAGTGATGCCCAGTGCGCTCAACAGCAATTATTCCAACTGGAGCAGCAGCATGCTGGGGTTTGATATGTATGACTATTTGACGGAAGAACTAATGCCCATGGTCTACAACTGGTTTCCTGCATCCGGCAAGCGCGAGGATAACTTCATTGCAGGACTGTCGATGGGAGGGCGGGGGACGATCAAGTATGCAGTGAATTATCCCGAGAAATTCGCTGCGGCGGCGGTATTGTCCGCAGCCCCTGTGAATATGGAACACCTGACGGAAGCCGATTTGTTACAGGACGACCCAATGTCGCAGCGTTTGCGCGGGATGGTGATTAATGCAGGTGGACTGGATGCCTTTATTCATTCTAATGAGAATGTATGGGCGATTATGGATTCGCTTGCGGACAGCGGTAAGCTTCCGCGCCTGCTGTTCGCCTGCGGCACCGAGGATACGCTGATTTATGATAACTTGAAATTGTTCAAGGACCATGCACAGGAGATTGGACTTGAGGCCGAGTTCTGGACGCTGAAAGGGTACGGACATGAATGGAGATTCTGGGACCTGGCGATACAACATGCCCTGGACTTCTTCGGGCTGGAGCATGCAGAGTATCGCCCGTTCTGAATTCCGGCTGTCAAGGACACTATATCTAAACATAAGGGATGGATCTCTATGGACAGGAAGATTGTCATTCTTCCAGGAACTACCAATTATGAGAATCGGGAGTTTCTTCCGGAAGCGATAAAAGGCTCCGATATGGTTGTAAACGAGAACGGAAATAACTCTCAGGTCTATCCGGCAAGATTAACGGCGCATACCGGCGTGGTGGTGGAGGGAATGCATAATATCTGGTATGAATATGTGCCGGCCTCATACGACGGGACGCGTCAAGTCCCTCTAATTATATCGATGCATGGAGGGTTAATGACGGGGTGGGGGCAGGCTGTGTACAGCTCGTGGACACTGGTTGCCGACCGTGAAGGATTTATTGTCCTGTTCCCCAATGCCTGTGAACGCAGATTCTGGACGGTAGAATGTGATGCAGAGCAGCACAAGGCGGCCACTGCGCCCAATGAGGAAGGCATATTCTTGAACCCTCCGCCCGCTGATCCCGGGAACAACCCTGATATGAAGCTGGTGCTGGCCCTTATCGGGCAGATGAAGAGCAAATATAACATTGATCCGGGCAGAGTCTTCATTCAGGGAATGTCGATGGGAAATCTGATGACCAGCCAGATGGCCCGTTATCATGCTCCGGTGTTTGCCGGTAAAGCCGGGTCTGCCGGTCCGGCGGACCCCCGCCTTCTGTTTGACGGGAAGGATGAAGTGATCAATCAGGGAGGACCGCTGGCCGTCTGGCAGACCCGTCTTGAGCTGGATGAGGTACCGCCGCATTACCCGGGTGATTCCGCTGAAGTGATCAAGCGCAACCGGGAGTATTGGAAGCGGATTAACCGTTGTTATACTTTACCGGAAATCAAAATTGCAGGCGAGGATAACCTTGCTTTTTACAAGGGTGAATATGCCGACCTGGTCTTCCGCGATGTGAAGAACCGGGACCACGGCCAGACCATTGATGATGCCGAGATTGTCTGGGATTATTTGTTCTCCGGTGTCAGCAGGGATGAACAGGGCCGCCTTGTCCATACCGAGCCTAACATTCCAAGACAAGGGGACGGGTTCGCTATAGCGATCGCATCCGGGAGCGCTAAGGTGTATTTTAACAACACATTGGTTCGGATGAGTGGTCCGGCCCTGAAGCATCAGAAGCTGAAGTATCACGGACTGAATGGAAACGCGATTATCCGGGGGGAATATCTGCTGGTGCCTGCGTCGTTTGTGGCTGATGTATTCGGCGGCGAGCGCTGCAACATTTCCAATGAAGGGCAATCGGTGGAGATGGTTCTGAGGGATGGAAGAACACTGCAATTCACTCGTGGAAGCATTGGCTGTGTGGTGGAGAACCGGGTGTACTCGATGCTGTGTGAAGCGGTATTCAAGGACGGGGAGCTCTATCTTCCGATTCAGTGGATCTGCCAGCGGCTCTTCAATTATCATGTCTCTTCCTGCGAAGATGTGCTGTATATCACCGATCATCATGCGGAGCTGTCGCTTCATATGGCCCGTCTGATCCGGGATGAAATTCTAAATGACTCTTAATGAAACTTACTAACCAGGAGGAACCAGGATGCAAAAGGTGCAGAACAAAATTATGCTCATCACGTATTCGGATAGTATGGGAGGGGATCTCAAGGAACTGTACGAGGTGCTGGATACCCATTATGAGGGAGTTATCGGCGGTGTCCATCTTCTGCCTTTTTATCCTTCGTCGGGGGACCGGGGGTTTGCCGTCATTAATTATGATATCGTAGATCCGGCCTTTGGCGACTGGGAAGATATCCGCAGATTCTCGGAGAAATATTATCTGATGGCCGATTTCATGATTAATCATGTATCCATCCGCAGTGAAGAATTCAAGGACTATATGCAGA
The window above is part of the Paenibacillus sp. FSL H8-0048 genome. Proteins encoded here:
- a CDS encoding alpha/beta hydrolase; this encodes MSVLNMNFESQYLKSNHEITIILPNKPQHVPAKEYYNDSRKYKVLWLLHGTFGDHSDWLRKTNIELYACEKDLIVVMPSALNSNYSNWSSSMLGFDMYDYLTEELMPMVYNWFPASGKREDNFIAGLSMGGRGTIKYAVNYPEKFAAAAVLSAAPVNMEHLTEADLLQDDPMSQRLRGMVINAGGLDAFIHSNENVWAIMDSLADSGKLPRLLFACGTEDTLIYDNLKLFKDHAQEIGLEAEFWTLKGYGHEWRFWDLAIQHALDFFGLEHAEYRPF
- a CDS encoding MFS transporter, whose protein sequence is MRRSYKSKSTAGKESIWSPAFISIFVINIILNLNQFMTTALIPKFAAHLGATATIIGIVTSMFAITALGVRPIVGPSSSYFKKNNLLAASTAIIILAFICYSLASSISMIIAGRLLHGIGMGFLAPVSLALASDALPESRIASGIGVFSLGQAIATAIGPMLGLELVQAYGYTAVFLISAGATCLVLVLSLRLKTEAPAPNQRFTISLDNIIAPEVIIPTIIMFFLAGAFSCINSFILIYGGAIGIEEIGLFFTAYAVCLLFTRPVSGRISERYGVSATIIPGMLIFALSFVVISFSRSLPMFIFAGAVSACGYGICQPSIQTLCMKLVPSERRGVAGNTNYIGVDAGYLITPSIAGFIVSMVQDKGGTEVNGYAAMYRFMTIPILIAFAVFLWNRKHLTASKAAVDQS
- a CDS encoding alpha/beta hydrolase family esterase, with the protein product MDRKIVILPGTTNYENREFLPEAIKGSDMVVNENGNNSQVYPARLTAHTGVVVEGMHNIWYEYVPASYDGTRQVPLIISMHGGLMTGWGQAVYSSWTLVADREGFIVLFPNACERRFWTVECDAEQHKAATAPNEEGIFLNPPPADPGNNPDMKLVLALIGQMKSKYNIDPGRVFIQGMSMGNLMTSQMARYHAPVFAGKAGSAGPADPRLLFDGKDEVINQGGPLAVWQTRLELDEVPPHYPGDSAEVIKRNREYWKRINRCYTLPEIKIAGEDNLAFYKGEYADLVFRDVKNRDHGQTIDDAEIVWDYLFSGVSRDEQGRLVHTEPNIPRQGDGFAIAIASGSAKVYFNNTLVRMSGPALKHQKLKYHGLNGNAIIRGEYLLVPASFVADVFGGERCNISNEGQSVEMVLRDGRTLQFTRGSIGCVVENRVYSMLCEAVFKDGELYLPIQWICQRLFNYHVSSCEDVLYITDHHAELSLHMARLIRDEILNDS